The segment GGGAACGTAGTGCTCGTCTATTACCAAGGCAGTGTTGCGGGAAATGTTCCGCGCTATCTTCTTCTTTCTTTTTTTATTGATAAAGCTGCCAAACCCGCGAATGTATATGTTATGGCCGTTGGACATATTGTTTTTTACAACACTGAAAAAAGCCTCAACCGATGCGGTTACATCTGCCTTATCGACCCCGGTCTTCTCAGCGATTTCGTTTATTATGTCTGCTTTGGTCACGTTCGTAAATGTTTAAAATCTTAATGGGACGCCAAAGTTAATTTGTGGCTTCAGAATTAAAAATTAATATTGAAAAAATTGATAATCAGGGGGATGGAGGCTCGGTATTTCTCTAAAAAAGTCGTTGAATGGTATCAACAAAACAAGCGAAGCCTGCCCTGGCGCAACACTAAAGACCCTTATAAGATTTGGTTATCTGAAATAATCCTGCAACAAACAAGGGTTAGTCAGGGGCTTCCGTATTACCAAAATTTTGTACAGGAATTTCCGAATGTGCACGCCCTGGCGTCTGCCTCGGAGCAAAAAGTTCTGCGGTTATGGCAGGGACTCGGCTATTACACCCGGGCACGCAATCTGCACAAAGCAGCCAAAGAAATTTCAACAAAACACAAGGGCGTTTTCCCATCCTCCTTCGAGGAGTTGAAAAAATTACCCGGCATTGGTGAGTATACTGCTGCGGCAATTGCATCAATTTCATTTGGTGAAGCGGTGGCGGTTGTTGATGGTAACGTTTTTCGGGTATTAGCACGCGTGTTCGGTATTGATAAACCAATCAATTCACAGGAAGGGAAAAAATATTTTTCTTCATTGGCTAACCAATTGCTTGACAAGAAGCAACCGGCAACTTTTAATCAAGCGGTTATGGAATTTGGGGCGTTGCACTGCACACCCAAAAATCCGCAATGCTCAACGTGCAGCTTTAATGCTACGTGCATAGCGAACAAAAGCAATCTTCAATCAGCATTACCCTACAAGCTGGCCTCTAAAAAAAGCAGAAGACGATACTTTTATTATATCGTTATCCGAAAAGGAAATTCTCTACTCATGAATTTGCGAAAGGGCAACGATATATGGAAGGGGCTCTATGACTTTTACCTGATAGAAAAATCCCGCCTGGTAAAAACCGAACACCTGCTGAACGATGATCTGTTCTTAAAAAAACTAAAGCCCATTACAATCGATGTATCCACATCAGTTATGTACAAACATATACTCAGCCACCAATCAATTCGAGCTAAATTCATCACCCTTAATCTTGCAGAAAAGCCATCAACTGTTTCGGTCAATTTGAATTTTTATTCCCTGAAAAAGGTAGGTGAACTCCCTAAACCTGTGCTCATTAGCCGTTTTCTGAGCGATTTCCGCCTTTTATAGTTGCCTTAAGATTGGTACTTTTGTGAAGATTTAGTGGTCATTGCAACGGCATCGAAACACTGCTGTTGCGATGACTTCTTTCGTTACAGCAAGTCATTAAAAACATAGTAACATGTCAGGTGTAAATAAAGTAATACTCGTAGGGCGACTCGGCAAGGATCCAGAAGTAAGAAATCTGGATAGCGGTGTTGCTGTGGCAAATTTTAGCATAGCCACCTCCGAAACCTATCGCGATAAGACCACCAACGAAAAAAAAGAAATTACCGAGTGGCATAACATTGTGTTGTGGAGAGGCCTGGCCGAGATTGCTCAAAAATATTTACACAAAGGCGACATGGTGTACATTGAGGGAAAACTTCGTACCCGCTCATGGGAGAAAGAAGGTGTTACCCGTTATATCACTGAAGTGGTTGCTGATAACATGACTATGCTTTCCACCAAAAGCAGTGGTGGCTCAAGTGCAGAATCAAATTATGCTCCTGCATCTAAGCCATCTTCATCAGAAGGAATGTCCATGCCTGCCGAAACAGGCGGATCGGATGATCTTCCCTTCTGATTTGTTTCACCAAATTTAAAATCGCTTGGACGAGCCTCCCAGTTATACGCTACTTCAACTTTTGTCGGGCCTTAGC is part of the Cyclobacteriaceae bacterium genome and harbors:
- a CDS encoding integration host factor subunit beta; translation: MTKADIINEIAEKTGVDKADVTASVEAFFSVVKNNMSNGHNIYIRGFGSFINKKRKKKIARNISRNTALVIDEHYVPSFKPAKIFVNKIKGSEKVKLHAEKA
- the mutY gene encoding A/G-specific adenine glycosylase; the protein is MEARYFSKKVVEWYQQNKRSLPWRNTKDPYKIWLSEIILQQTRVSQGLPYYQNFVQEFPNVHALASASEQKVLRLWQGLGYYTRARNLHKAAKEISTKHKGVFPSSFEELKKLPGIGEYTAAAIASISFGEAVAVVDGNVFRVLARVFGIDKPINSQEGKKYFSSLANQLLDKKQPATFNQAVMEFGALHCTPKNPQCSTCSFNATCIANKSNLQSALPYKLASKKSRRRYFYYIVIRKGNSLLMNLRKGNDIWKGLYDFYLIEKSRLVKTEHLLNDDLFLKKLKPITIDVSTSVMYKHILSHQSIRAKFITLNLAEKPSTVSVNLNFYSLKKVGELPKPVLISRFLSDFRLL
- the ssb gene encoding single-stranded DNA-binding protein, with protein sequence MSGVNKVILVGRLGKDPEVRNLDSGVAVANFSIATSETYRDKTTNEKKEITEWHNIVLWRGLAEIAQKYLHKGDMVYIEGKLRTRSWEKEGVTRYITEVVADNMTMLSTKSSGGSSAESNYAPASKPSSSEGMSMPAETGGSDDLPF